The window TAAAATGGAAGATAAAAGATTAGGGTTTCCAAATCACAATTTCTTCCCCTTTTCTTCTTACTAAATTCAGCCACCACCACACCTCACAAAcccttatttttcaatttttaatgattaaagattattattattattattattattattattattattattattatccttgAATTAGAAGGAATTACAATTTGATTTGatagaaacaagaagaagaaggttgGAGAGCTTGAAGAAATGATAGTGGAATGGTGAGTATGGAGGGAATGGTGTGGCTGGCAATCTAAgaagatgccacgacccatctcCAATTTTGGTGTGAAAATACccactatccgctaaagttccaactaaattatccccatattaaaaaatgaaatactaggaaattaatttaatgtcaaaactataaaaaaggggttaatttctttaccttaaaAACTTTTGGGTGTTACATAAATCCAATCTTATACCCATGATTAATCTTGTAcctatcttttatttaattataactaaaaaaaacttaaatcatTTGTCCTTGGGGAGACGAATAGGGAGGGATGAGTCTAAGGATTAATCCAACCCCGCATTGTACAAGGGAGGAGTTCTTGGACGAACCAAGGATGAAGGCATAAGCTACATCCAGGGACGGCCCAATAGTTATCTTGGGCTAGGCAATGGTTTAACCATATATCCAAGGCCCCCAAATATTTAAGATGTTGGGCTGAAAATGCTATTGGGCTTTTTTCTACACAAGTTTCTTCTCTATTTAATAGAAAATGATAAACAAAAATTCTTAGTTGCGTATAAGCACtatctaaaatttatatttaacctCAAATATGTCAACTAATTTGTTAtaacatgtgtatatataatatgtatgtatgcaatATGTATAAAGATATTAGTATGTATAAAAATTAAACCCAGTATCATGATGTAAAAGTTGTTCCAAAGTCTCTTGTCCTTTCCTCCGGTGAACATTTTTTTCTAAAGGAGTTGAATTTTTTTCTATTGAAACTACGTGAATGGTAAGCGATCTTATtatgattttaaataaataaggtTATGATAAGCTTTTGCTAGTCCAAGCCCAGATAAAAGAGAAAAGTTTTTGTTAGAGACTTTAGATAAAGTCTGACTAAAGGTCACCAAAAACTTTGAGCCGACACTAGCTACATTCTAACTAATTTGCTACTTTTCTCCCATTTATTGTCTTTTGTTTAGTTTGCATCCTATTAAAACAATTTGTATGTAGCCTCTCGctaaaatttatatcaataatgtcatcttcaaaataaaaaaataaaatacaacgaCAATAGTGGAGAAAGCGGtcgttttattataaattttgggtagttacgtaaTAAAATACCAGGATTTTCATTTCctgttattattttcttttctttttatagtcCAATATTCGATTCGATCTGTTTTGCAAGCATCAATAATTACCCGTAAAACGGTAACTCCACTCAGTCATTGTGACTTCACCAAATTCCAAGTTTTCATTTTggatagaaaaaaataaaaaataaataagaaaaccCCAAATACTAgtagtgaagaagaagaagaagatgtacATGGCCATTACAACACCAAAAGCTTCTTCCTTTTTGCAATTTCAGTCTCAATTCAACAAACCCACTTCACCATTTTCTCCATCTTTCATTCCAATCAAATCATCATCTCCGATAATGGCGTCACTCTCTGTAGCTTCTTCAACTCTGGGCCTTTCTGAAACCTTCTCTAAATTGAAAAAAGAGGGCAAAGTAAGTATCTTTTTTTCCTTTCGGTTTTTACATCAACCccatttttatgaattttcgttgatatatatacatatacatacatacatgatacatacatatatatatatttatgagttCCAGTCAGATGAGAACACTTTAAAGTAAAAACAAGTGGGAACACTCgaaaacttcattttgatgcatcatgaatttgttaaaatttatataggttgtttatatttaattatctttatataaCTGATTAACAagacattgatccgtcaaaactgaaaacaaaacatgttttgttttatgaaatttaattatttcgaaaaaaaatggaaatttGCATCCATATATTAGTGCTTATTTGAGATGCAAATGCATCAGTTTTGATGTTCCTTCTTATTTTAGATTATTCTTGctggaattttttttatatatttttattttttcttataaagaGGGTTTATGTGTAAACCCTACACCCTAAAAAGTACTGTATATCGtggattttataaaatttgcttaatttttgttaatgtaagttttagatttatatattgtaatgtgtttttgatGGATTAGGATTTCTATTTTGAAAATGCGGGGTttgattttaataatttattaggcGATATCGAAAGCTAGTATTAGAAAGCTCTACTTTTGGTGGGTATCTCGACATTCATATGTTATTTTCTTGGGGGTAAGTGGTAACTTAGTTGTTGCCAgctattttaaattattatttttgtttcattcaCTCACGTGGTGAGTTTGTTTTGAGGGGAGAATGCTAGCAGCATGCTGTTGCTAGCTGCAACCATCATTGACAATCACGGGCTCTGCTCTGATGATGTTAGTTGAGTTAAGCGAATGCGGGATATTTCATTGGATTGAGTAGTGATACCCATAGTTCGGTTGGGAAATGTTCGATCAGTTGAGTATTTTGTCTAGTCAGAAGGAATCTGCTTGTTACAAAGTACAATGAGTGTTAGAGGTTGCTGTTGTTTATATTCTACTTGTTATGCGAAACTGCGTATAGTGCATGAGTATAGAATGTTTATGCCTTTGTGTCTGCTTAGTTCTTTGCATAGGTTGATGATGGAATGGTAGAATCATGTGTAGtttgattttgtgtaggttATGTGCAGTAGGCTTAGGGGTATGTCCTTAGCTGAAAGGTATAACTGTGCAATGTTTTTTTGCGAACTAATAATAAAgataaccccccccccccccccccccccccccccgaagaaaaaaaaaaaggtagatATTGTGAGGAGTTGTAAAATGGATAGAATGAAGAAGAATAGTTTCAGTGAGTgtaatgtctacaaacttataTACTagttagggggtgtttggatgtgtgAATTCAAAGTGATTATTGCTACTTGAAGAATTAGAATTAGATAACCAGATTAGTTTACTCtggaaaagagaaaagaaagagtctTTGGAATTTTGGATGCTCATCAGATTCGAAGTGATTATTGCTTTGAGACTCTAGCATGATGACATTACCCTACAATTAGAGTTTTAGGATCCTTTAAAGTTTTATATTACTGCATATGtcttctaaaaaaaaattaagatgatGTGCCTTACTTTTGTGAAGCCCACCCGGGCATGCGCTTTGCTCTTACCAAGACCCCTTTGAACTTTAGGGCAATTTGAACCTTTCACAACTGATAAGATCCCTGAAACTGGGTTTCCTGGGGGATTTGAGGCAGCCCCATTCTCACCTGCACAGACACAGAGAGCTTCTGCATCGCGAAGAACGGGATCAAAGTCAATTTGACTAACTCGTTGATGAGTTTTAGGAGGGTGTCAAAGTCCATCTGCTCCATATAATTTTGGCCCGATGTCTTTTGAAAATGGCGATGCATATGTAAAGATGGAGATGCTCACTGAGATAGTGGGTCCATAGAACCTCCCATAACCTCAATGTTTGCTCATATTCAAACtcccttttaaatttaataagaaTCCAGCTGAAACAGAAAAAATAGTTCAGGCAGTCATTCTGCTTGAAGTAACTGCGTAATGGACTGTCCAGCAGTTCCACCAAACTTCGGGGATCTTATCAACAACCctggtcaaaatgggtaatttaTGGAATGGATGgagttgggttgacccaaacacatttaattcaattttctttGAATCAGTCGCGTAAGATATAATTACAAGAACTTTGTTGCCATTAGTTCATTAATAATCCaagtttttgaataaattgagTTAGGAGGTAGTATGGATTCAAATTCACTCAGTGAATTCGTCCCTTTTGACACGTTTTCTTACTAGAAAGCTTTAATATTTTTACCGCTTTGACCCTTAGAGAATAAACACAAagtgaaatgaccatattataagtaaatgggttgcaGTTGCAACCTCTAGGCATAACCATGTAGTTTTGAAGAGAGACCACTATACAACTTGAATGCATTTTTGAATTCATTAAATCAATCAATGCTCTTACAAGCTCTTCTATGTTCAAAGGTAGCATTCATACCATATATCACTGCCGGTGATCCTGACCTATCAACGACTGCAGAAGCATTGAAGGTGTTAGACTCTTGTGGATCTGATATCATTGAGTTGGGTGTTCCATATTCTGATCCATTGGCTGACGGGCCAGTCATCCAGGTTATTTAGAGAATTATAATCTATTGCTTAAGTCTTAAATATTCTTCTAGATCTGTTCTTAGTGCTCATACTTTTTTTCTGTTTGTTTGTAGGCTGCAGCCACACGAGCACTGGCAAGAGGGACCAATTTTGATGCAATTCTTAATATGTTGAACGAGGTAACCCTTATTTAACATGATCATTATTTCAAGAAATAAATATTGATCCTTGCTTCTCGTTATTTATTTAGTAGATATGTCATGAACTTATGATTAGAGGTGGGGATTTGATTAAATAAGTGTCGGTTGTTCAACGCATTACGTTTTGACTCATCATTTTTACCCCCTTTTTAATACTCTTTTCAGAAAGATTCCTTTTTTAGTAATTAAGGTGTtgtattgttttcttttttgaaaatctaATTCTGTGTTTCTTATATTGAATGCCAAATAGGTGGTACCACAATTATCGTGTCCAATTGCTTTGTTCACATATTACAACCCGATTCTTAAGCGTGGAGTGGAGCAGTTCATGATTACTGTGAAAGAAGTTGGTGTACATGGTAACATTTAAAGCTagattatgtttattttcagTTCTATAGAGATACTGGTTAGTGGTTTCATGCTGATCTGAGTGGTTAAGTTAAAGGGGGTAGTTGATTAATTCAAAATGGATTGAATAGTTTAATAGTCCCTTTAAGTAAGTATACACAAGTATGAAATTTGTACAATCTTCTACATATTCTATTTATaaaattagttctttgttttttttaaaatagtttttgtCATTATTATACTCTATTCTCATAATATGCATGGctgataaatttaaaaaaaatactcttTGAGTATTGAAGCATCAATCCAACCCATTTTGGCACGCCCATATTATCACCTATGTTTTGATAATTTAAGTTGTGATTTACTCCTCAAAATAGATTATCATATGGTGTCACCGATAAGTAGGTACTTAGTGTGAATATGCTTGTGACTCTGCAACTTGTCGAATACAGTCTTTAAATTAGTTTTCTTCTCCTCTAGCATGTCAGTTATTAGATTTTTCATGTAAAAAGCTGCATTTGAGTTTGTGTGTATTGTTAGGCCTTGTGGTTCCAGATGTGCCTCTTGAGGAAACTGAGATCTTGAGGCGTGAAGCTTCTAAGCATAAGATCGAGCTGGTAGGTTCATTTCTGCTTGTTGCCTATATGTTTTAGGCTTTTAGCATTCCGGTAAATCTTACTTGACGATTAACATCCATCTAATAAATTTACAGCTTTTGTCACGTGAAGCTGGTT is drawn from Erigeron canadensis isolate Cc75 chromosome 9, C_canadensis_v1, whole genome shotgun sequence and contains these coding sequences:
- the LOC122581289 gene encoding tryptophan synthase alpha chain-like: MYMAITTPKASSFLQFQSQFNKPTSPFSPSFIPIKSSSPIMASLSVASSTLGLSETFSKLKKEGKVAFIPYITAGDPDLSTTAEALKVLDSCGSDIIELGVPYSDPLADGPVIQAAATRALARGTNFDAILNMLNEVVPQLSCPIALFTYYNPILKRGVEQFMITVKEVGVHGLVVPDVPLEETEILRREASKHKIELVLLTTPTTPRERMKAIVEVTEGFLYLVSSIGVTGARASVSGKVQSLLQEIKAESSKPVAVGFGISKPEHVKQVAGWGADGVIVGSAMVKILSDAKSPEEGLKELAEFTKSLKSALL